ccacccTCATCACCGCGGTCAACATTTCGGTCTATATCATCTGGGTTCCTGCTCGTCTGCAGATCTCAGAGAACTATATCTGGATCAACGAGCGCTGGGACCGTTGCGAGAAGGTGATCTACCTCCTTGTCGACGGGGCGCTCAACTTCTATTTCATTCATATCGTTCGATCGAACCTCGTATCGGCCGGTCTGCTGAAGTACAAGACCCTGATCTATTTCAATATGAGTATTATCGGGATATCCCTCGGCATGGACGTCCTCATCATATCCATGATGAGTTTGCAAAATACATTCGTGTAAGTACAGTTGACAGCTAAATAGAGGCACTGCTGACACCGCTACAAGGTATATGCAATTCCATCCTCTGGCGTATATGGTCAAACTCAACATCGAGCTATCAATGGCGGATCTGATTGGGAGGGTTGCTGGAGATCGTTCCTGTGGCACCATCTATCAAGACGCACCGGACAGCCTGGAGCAGCCTGGGGTGGACAATATGCAAGTGGTTGATTTAGGCTCCGTCTACAGGAGCACACCACTCATTTAACGTATACTCTTTGTATGCAACTCAAGTACCAATTATATCGATTATAGAAAGTATGTGGGTACCAAGGGTATCATGATTAGAAAGATCCCGACTCCGCGTCCAAGGGCGGCTGAACATGCGAGAGGAGGAACGCAGCATACCTCTGCCATATCTTGTTCTTGTGCGAATCTGCATAATCGCAAATCCCTCGGACTACCAGAGACGGAATTGTAGACATGGTCCCGGCAGGTTCGGTCAATATCACTAAATTGCAGGCAGTAGAGGATAATATCAGCCACTTTGTTGGTGCTCGCTATATTCCTAGATTGAACGTGCTAAACCTCGTTATTGACCTATTGACACAGCATGGGCTCATTGGCTATTAGTTTAAAGAATCCACCTTGGCTGCCAACTCCACCACGCAGGTTATGAATTTGGATATACAGCAATCCTAGGCGCAACGCTTGTGTACCTCTCATCCGACATTGCACGGTGTATACTCGATCGCGTTGCACGAGCGCCACCGTTATATATCTTGTATTTTCGCTGCTGCAGTTCTAGATAACAGGAGTTACAAGCTCAaagtaagatcttaataGGCGCCGCTCCACACGGTTGGTTTGTTATCCTTCGCCCACCGCTCCTCGGCATCGCTCCCAAACGGGGGCGGAATCATTCCATTGACGCGCCAGAGTCTCCGCTCGGTCTCATCGACATGAAATTCCCAATCATATCCCTTGTCAGCAATATGCGGCTTCAAGGCGTTGTCGAAGGCAGCAGCGGTGCGTTTATAAGCCaggtcatcatcctcaagccGAACAGCAATGTGATCAGCGACGATTCGAATGAAAGGTTTGTCGGTTTGAGGTTCACCTCCAATCCAGACGTCCCGGGGCGAGAG
This region of Aspergillus puulaauensis MK2 DNA, chromosome 5, nearly complete sequence genomic DNA includes:
- a CDS encoding uncharacterized protein (COG:S;~EggNog:ENOG410PMXG;~TransMembrane:6 (o20-40i61-81o93-119i126-149o169-191i203-226o)); translated protein: MALLSPDFVLPEVTEADMAVASIAWGFTIGFGWLTSWTAVKQTVNIYKRNGRRAFRNAYVWMIWLEIIVCLIFSIICWLYVRGVIPPSFAFYFGIVTLWALQVQFLLQIIINRCALLLLDQKKATYLKAAVATLITAVNISVYIIWVPARLQISENYIWINERWDRCEKVIYLLVDGALNFYFIHIVRSNLVSAGLLKYKTLIYFNMSIIGISLGMDVLIISMMSLQNTFVYMQFHPLAYMVKLNIELSMADLIGRVAGDRSCGTIYQDAPDSLEQPGVDNMQVVDLGSVYRSTPLI
- a CDS encoding tautomerase family protein (COG:S;~EggNog:ENOG410PQAI;~InterPro:IPR028116,IPR014347;~PFAM:PF14832), whose protein sequence is MPLWLVFHPPGTFDDDAAKRALSKDITNIYTGIGLPAFYVVINFVKLSPRDVWIGGEPQTDKPFIRIVADHIAVRLEDDDLAYKRTAAAFDNALKPHIADKGYDWEFHVDETERRLWRVNGMIPPPFGSDAEERWAKDNKPTVWSGAY